One Oryzias melastigma strain HK-1 unplaced genomic scaffold, ASM292280v2 sc00280, whole genome shotgun sequence genomic window carries:
- the LOC112139356 gene encoding tetratricopeptide repeat protein 24 isoform X3, translating into MASKSPSPSDGQVGTKRRSRTQVHRKETDIKELTSSGHKALEEGRSQEAVRCFSDALQTALQLQDSRVLGACFFNLGAAYLEAGEPRRGLNLLQQSQPRSKADRYPDLQFNLAIAHNALGKTREASTAFLQAAHLYRSQGDGGAEGDACMEMSRCYSQMEDWTPAAHGFLRAADSYRVAAMLDSAANALKEAGSHMIRAKQFNQADISCVLGECLNLVNSISDPRILGEVFLSVGVSYCQLRHFQKAVRCFQRVLTLPAQQPPLLAKVLQNLGAALNSTGQFSEALGYHRLAAGLYGSLGCHGDRARCLSNLGHAWTRLGDRDEAVETFILSLQGFRDTENHLAQVQVCESLAECYLSQRKHQKAVQLYKEALSALSHCKEGGALQDLLVKRLTAALQQSLSVDENPNPQRPRPPPPTGPTPASPI; encoded by the exons ATGGCATCTAAGTCACCAAGTCCATCTGATGGACAGGTAGggacaaagaggagaagcaGGACGCAGGTGCACCGTAAGGAAACGGACATCAAAGAGTTGACTTCATCTGGCCACAAGGCTCTAGAGGAGGGACGGTCACAAGAGGCCGTGAGATGCTTCAGCGATGCTCTACAGACAGCATTACAG CTGCAGGACTCCCGGGTCCTCGGGGCCTGTTTCTTTAACCTCGGAGCAGCTTACTTAGAGGCCGGAGAACCTCGTAGAGGTCTGAACCTTCTGCAACAGTCTCAGCCACGCTCCAAAGCTGACCGCTACCCAGACCTCCAGTTTAATCTGGCCATCGCCCACAATGCACTGGGAAAGACCCGAGAGGCGTCCACCGCGTTCCTGCAGGCTGCTCACCTGTACAGGTCTCAGGGGGACGGAGGAGCTGAAGGGGACGCTTGCATGGAGATGAGCCGCTGCTACAGTCAAATGGAG GACTGGACTCCAGCAGCTCATGGGTTCCTGCGAGCTGCAGACAGCTATAGGGTGGCCGCCATGTTGGATTCTGCCGCCAACGCCTTAAAAGAAGCAGGAAGTCACATGATCAGAGCAAAACAGTTCAACCAAGCTGACATCAGCTGCGTTTTGGGCGAATGTCTGAATTTGGTGAACAGCATCTCTGACCCGAGGATTCTGG GAGAGGTCTTCCTCTCGGTGGGCGTGTCTTATTGCCAGCTCAGGCATTTCCAGAAGGCTGTGCGGTGTTTCCAGCGGGTCTTGACCCTTCCAGCTCAGCAGCCTCCCCTGCTGGCCAAAGTCCTGCAAAACCTGGGAGCTGCCTTGAACTCCACCGGCCAGTTCTCAGAAGCATTGGGGTACCACAGGCTGGCAGCAGGGCTCTATG GCTCTCTGGGTTGCCATGGCGACCGGGCTCGCTGTCTCAGTAATTTGGGACACGCCTGGACCCGGCTGGGCGACCGAGACGAGGCAGTGGAGACCTTCATCCTCTCTCTTCAGGGGTTTAGAGACACAG AGAATCACCTGGCTCAGGTGCAGGTGTGTGAGTCTCTGGCGGAGTGTTACCTGAGTCAAAGAAAACACCAGAAAGCTGTTCAGCTCTATAAAGAAGCTCTGAGCGCGCTCAGTCACTGCAAG GAAGGCGGAGCTCTTCAGGACCTCCTGGTGAAGCGTCTGACCGCTGCTCTACAGCAAAGTCTGTCTGTGGATGAG AACCCAAACCCGCAAAGACCACGACCTCCACCCCCCACTGGTCCCACGCCCGCCAG CCCCATTTAA
- the LOC112139356 gene encoding tetratricopeptide repeat protein 24 isoform X1, translating into MASKSPSPSDGQVGTKRRSRTQVHRKETDIKELTSSGHKALEEGRSQEAVRCFSDALQTALQLQDSRVLGACFFNLGAAYLEAGEPRRGLNLLQQSQPRSKADRYPDLQFNLAIAHNALGKTREASTAFLQAAHLYRSQGDGGAEGDACMEMSRCYSQMEDWTPAAHGFLRAADSYRVAAMLDSAANALKEAGSHMIRAKQFNQADISCVLGECLNLVNSISDPRILGEVFLSVGVSYCQLRHFQKAVRCFQRVLTLPAQQPPLLAKVLQNLGAALNSTGQFSEALGYHRLAAGLYGSLGCHGDRARCLSNLGHAWTRLGDRDEAVETFILSLQGFRDTENHLAQVQVCESLAECYLSQRKHQKAVQLYKEALSALSHCKEGGALQDLLVKRLTAALQQSLSVDENPNPQRPRPPPPTGPTPASNLLQV; encoded by the exons ATGGCATCTAAGTCACCAAGTCCATCTGATGGACAGGTAGggacaaagaggagaagcaGGACGCAGGTGCACCGTAAGGAAACGGACATCAAAGAGTTGACTTCATCTGGCCACAAGGCTCTAGAGGAGGGACGGTCACAAGAGGCCGTGAGATGCTTCAGCGATGCTCTACAGACAGCATTACAG CTGCAGGACTCCCGGGTCCTCGGGGCCTGTTTCTTTAACCTCGGAGCAGCTTACTTAGAGGCCGGAGAACCTCGTAGAGGTCTGAACCTTCTGCAACAGTCTCAGCCACGCTCCAAAGCTGACCGCTACCCAGACCTCCAGTTTAATCTGGCCATCGCCCACAATGCACTGGGAAAGACCCGAGAGGCGTCCACCGCGTTCCTGCAGGCTGCTCACCTGTACAGGTCTCAGGGGGACGGAGGAGCTGAAGGGGACGCTTGCATGGAGATGAGCCGCTGCTACAGTCAAATGGAG GACTGGACTCCAGCAGCTCATGGGTTCCTGCGAGCTGCAGACAGCTATAGGGTGGCCGCCATGTTGGATTCTGCCGCCAACGCCTTAAAAGAAGCAGGAAGTCACATGATCAGAGCAAAACAGTTCAACCAAGCTGACATCAGCTGCGTTTTGGGCGAATGTCTGAATTTGGTGAACAGCATCTCTGACCCGAGGATTCTGG GAGAGGTCTTCCTCTCGGTGGGCGTGTCTTATTGCCAGCTCAGGCATTTCCAGAAGGCTGTGCGGTGTTTCCAGCGGGTCTTGACCCTTCCAGCTCAGCAGCCTCCCCTGCTGGCCAAAGTCCTGCAAAACCTGGGAGCTGCCTTGAACTCCACCGGCCAGTTCTCAGAAGCATTGGGGTACCACAGGCTGGCAGCAGGGCTCTATG GCTCTCTGGGTTGCCATGGCGACCGGGCTCGCTGTCTCAGTAATTTGGGACACGCCTGGACCCGGCTGGGCGACCGAGACGAGGCAGTGGAGACCTTCATCCTCTCTCTTCAGGGGTTTAGAGACACAG AGAATCACCTGGCTCAGGTGCAGGTGTGTGAGTCTCTGGCGGAGTGTTACCTGAGTCAAAGAAAACACCAGAAAGCTGTTCAGCTCTATAAAGAAGCTCTGAGCGCGCTCAGTCACTGCAAG GAAGGCGGAGCTCTTCAGGACCTCCTGGTGAAGCGTCTGACCGCTGCTCTACAGCAAAGTCTGTCTGTGGATGAG AACCCAAACCCGCAAAGACCACGACCTCCACCCCCCACTGGTCCCACGCCCGCCAG CAACCTGCTGCAGGTATAA
- the LOC112139356 gene encoding tetratricopeptide repeat protein 24 isoform X2, producing the protein MASKSPSPSDGQVGTKRRSRTQVHRKETDIKELTSSGHKALEEGRSQEAVRCFSDALQTALQLQDSRVLGACFFNLGAAYLEAGEPRRGLNLLQQSQPRSKADRYPDLQFNLAIAHNALGKTREASTAFLQAAHLYRSQGDGGAEGDACMEMSRCYSQMEDWTPAAHGFLRAADSYRVAAMLDSAANALKEAGSHMIRAKQFNQADISCVLGECLNLVNSISDPRILGEVFLSVGVSYCQLRHFQKAVRCFQRVLTLPAQQPPLLAKVLQNLGAALNSTGQFSEALGYHRLAAGLYGSLGCHGDRARCLSNLGHAWTRLGDRDEAVETFILSLQGFRDTENHLAQVQVCESLAECYLSQRKHQKAVQLYKEALSALSHCKEGGALQDLLVKRLTAALQQSLSVDENPNPQRPRPPPPTGPTPASNLLQV; encoded by the exons ATGGCATCTAAGTCACCAAGTCCATCTGATGGACAGGTAGggacaaagaggagaagcaGGACGCAGGTGCACCGTAAGGAAACGGACATCAAAGAGTTGACTTCATCTGGCCACAAGGCTCTAGAGGAGGGACGGTCACAAGAGGCCGTGAGATGCTTCAGCGATGCTCTACAGACAGCATTACAG CTGCAGGACTCCCGGGTCCTCGGGGCCTGTTTCTTTAACCTCGGAGCAGCTTACTTAGAGGCCGGAGAACCTCGTAGAGGTCTGAACCTTCTGCAACAGTCTCAGCCACGCTCCAAAGCTGACCGCTACCCAGACCTCCAGTTTAATCTGGCCATCGCCCACAATGCACTGGGAAAGACCCGAGAGGCGTCCACCGCGTTCCTGCAGGCTGCTCACCTGTACAGGTCTCAGGGGGACGGAGGAGCTGAAGGGGACGCTTGCATGGAGATGAGCCGCTGCTACAGTCAAATGGAG GACTGGACTCCAGCAGCTCATGGGTTCCTGCGAGCTGCAGACAGCTATAGGGTGGCCGCCATGTTGGATTCTGCCGCCAACGCCTTAAAAGAAGCAGGAAGTCACATGATCAGAGCAAAACAGTTCAACCAAGCTGACATCAGCTGCGTTTTGGGCGAATGTCTGAATTTGGTGAACAGCATCTCTGACCCGAGGATTCTGG GAGAGGTCTTCCTCTCGGTGGGCGTGTCTTATTGCCAGCTCAGGCATTTCCAGAAGGCTGTGCGGTGTTTCCAGCGGGTCTTGACCCTTCCAGCTCAGCAGCCTCCCCTGCTGGCCAAAGTCCTGCAAAACCTGGGAGCTGCCTTGAACTCCACCGGCCAGTTCTCAGAAGCATTGGGGTACCACAGGCTGGCAGCAGGGCTCTATG GCTCTCTGGGTTGCCATGGCGACCGGGCTCGCTGTCTCAGTAATTTGGGACACGCCTGGACCCGGCTGGGCGACCGAGACGAGGCAGTGGAGACCTTCATCCTCTCTCTTCAGGGGTTTAGAGACACAG AGAATCACCTGGCTCAGGTGCAGGTGTGTGAGTCTCTGGCGGAGTGTTACCTGAGTCAAAGAAAACACCAGAAAGCTGTTCAGCTCTATAAAGAAGCTCTGAGCGCGCTCAGTCACTGCAAG GAAGGCGGAGCTCTTCAGGACCTCCTGGTGAAGCGTCTGACCGCTGCTCTACAGCAAAGTCTGTCTGTGGATGAG AACCCAAACCCGCAAAGACCACGACCTCCACCCCCCACTGGTCCCACGCCCGCCAG CAACCTGCTGCAG GTATAA
- the LOC112139361 gene encoding gonadotropin-releasing hormone II receptor isoform X2 produces MFKSCCSAFRTSSDPVPDPNGDERTRPMTKPDTGPTSRMTGNRSSLAPPLSSIPPAHLNSFLYPSTPDWEPPSFSQAAQFRVGAIFILFLFAACSNTALLTSVWCGRGRRLASHLRPLMLSLASADLMMTFVVMPLDAVWNVTVQWYGGDALCRLLCFLKLFAMHASAFILVVISLDRQHAILHPLDALSAHRRNRCMLLLAWTLSLLLATPQLFIFRTIRVDQANFTQCVSHGSFSHRWQETVYNMFHFVTLYVVPLLVMSCCYSRILLHIHQQHLRDKAGESQLRRSGTDIIPKARMKTLKMSVVIVLSFVVCWTPYYLLGIWYWFQPDMLRVTPEYIHHVLFVFGNLNTCCDPIIYGFYTPSFRADLAACCRWSKDSSSPLSLNRLSTRQGPHSGEHELQSHYNQASKD; encoded by the exons A TGTTTAAGAGCTGCTGCTCGGCATTCAGAACCAGTTCTGATCCAGTACCGGACCCAAATGGAGATGAGAGGACCAGACCAATGACGAAACCCGACACCGGCCCCACGAGCAG GATGACAGGTAACAGGTCATCACTGGCTCCGCCCCTCAGCTCCATACCTCCAGCTCACCTCAACAGCTTCCTGTACCCGTCCACACCAGACTGGGAGCCCCCCAGTTTCTCCCAAGCCGCTCAGTTCCGGGTCGGCGccatcttcatcctcttcctgtttgctgCCTGCAGTAATACTGCTTTACTGACCAGTGTGTGGTGTGGTCGTGGCCGACGGTTGGCGTCGCACCTGCGGCCTCTGATGCTGAGCCTGGCGTCGGCTGACCTGATGATGACGTTTGTGGTGATGCCTCTGGACGCCGTGTGGAATGTGACGGTGCAGTGGTACGGCGGCGACGCTCTGTGCAGACTGCTCTGCTTCCTGAAGCTGTTTGCCATGCACGCCTCCGCCTTCATCCTGGTGGTCATCAGCCTGGACCGCCAGCACGCCATCCTGCACCCTCTGGACGCTCTGAGCGCTCACCGAAGGAACCGCTGCATGCTGCTACTGGCCTGGACCCTCAGCCTGCTGCTGGCCACCCCTCAG ttATTCATCTTCAGGACCATTAGGGTTGACCAGGCAAACTTCACTCAGTGTGTGTCTCACGGCAGCTTCAGTCACCGCTGGCAGGAAACGGTTTACAACATGTTCCACTTCGTCACTCTGTACGTTGTCCCCCTGCTGGTGATGAGCTGCTGCTACAGTCGCATCCTGCTGCACATCCACCAGCAGCACCTGAGGGACAAAG CAGGTGAATCCCAGCTTCGCCGCAGCGGCACTGACATCATCCCGAAGGCTCGGATGAAGACACTGAAGATGTCTGTGGTCATCGTCCTGTCCTTTGTGGTGTGCTGGACGCCATACTACCTGCTTGGGATCTGGTACTGGTTCCAGCCTGACATGCTCCGCGTCACACCCGAGTACATCCACCACGTCCTGTTTGTGTTTGGGAACCTGAACACGTGCTGCGACCCCATCATTTATGGATTTTACACGCCCTCCTTCCGGGCTGACCTGGCAGCTTGTTGCCGCTGGTCGAAGGATAGCTCCTCCCCCCTGTCTCTGAACAGACTGTCCACCAGACAAGGTCCTCACAGTGGGGAGCATGAGCTGCAGTCCCACTACAACCAGGCCAGTAAAGACTGA
- the LOC112139361 gene encoding gonadotropin-releasing hormone II receptor isoform X1 — MHAVHHTCTPCTTHAHRTGVCLAPPPYCSLFPRFMPVFKSCCSAFRTSSDPVPDPNGDERTRPMTKPDTGPTSRMTGNRSSLAPPLSSIPPAHLNSFLYPSTPDWEPPSFSQAAQFRVGAIFILFLFAACSNTALLTSVWCGRGRRLASHLRPLMLSLASADLMMTFVVMPLDAVWNVTVQWYGGDALCRLLCFLKLFAMHASAFILVVISLDRQHAILHPLDALSAHRRNRCMLLLAWTLSLLLATPQLFIFRTIRVDQANFTQCVSHGSFSHRWQETVYNMFHFVTLYVVPLLVMSCCYSRILLHIHQQHLRDKAGESQLRRSGTDIIPKARMKTLKMSVVIVLSFVVCWTPYYLLGIWYWFQPDMLRVTPEYIHHVLFVFGNLNTCCDPIIYGFYTPSFRADLAACCRWSKDSSSPLSLNRLSTRQGPHSGEHELQSHYNQASKD; from the exons ATGCACGCCGTGCACCACACATGCACGCCGTGCACCACACATGCACATCGCACAGGAGTGTGCCTGGCTCCGCCTCCTTACTGCAGTCTGTTCCCGCGCTTCATGCCAGTGTTTAAGAGCTGCTGCTCGGCATTCAGAACCAGTTCTGATCCAGTACCGGACCCAAATGGAGATGAGAGGACCAGACCAATGACGAAACCCGACACCGGCCCCACGAGCAG GATGACAGGTAACAGGTCATCACTGGCTCCGCCCCTCAGCTCCATACCTCCAGCTCACCTCAACAGCTTCCTGTACCCGTCCACACCAGACTGGGAGCCCCCCAGTTTCTCCCAAGCCGCTCAGTTCCGGGTCGGCGccatcttcatcctcttcctgtttgctgCCTGCAGTAATACTGCTTTACTGACCAGTGTGTGGTGTGGTCGTGGCCGACGGTTGGCGTCGCACCTGCGGCCTCTGATGCTGAGCCTGGCGTCGGCTGACCTGATGATGACGTTTGTGGTGATGCCTCTGGACGCCGTGTGGAATGTGACGGTGCAGTGGTACGGCGGCGACGCTCTGTGCAGACTGCTCTGCTTCCTGAAGCTGTTTGCCATGCACGCCTCCGCCTTCATCCTGGTGGTCATCAGCCTGGACCGCCAGCACGCCATCCTGCACCCTCTGGACGCTCTGAGCGCTCACCGAAGGAACCGCTGCATGCTGCTACTGGCCTGGACCCTCAGCCTGCTGCTGGCCACCCCTCAG ttATTCATCTTCAGGACCATTAGGGTTGACCAGGCAAACTTCACTCAGTGTGTGTCTCACGGCAGCTTCAGTCACCGCTGGCAGGAAACGGTTTACAACATGTTCCACTTCGTCACTCTGTACGTTGTCCCCCTGCTGGTGATGAGCTGCTGCTACAGTCGCATCCTGCTGCACATCCACCAGCAGCACCTGAGGGACAAAG CAGGTGAATCCCAGCTTCGCCGCAGCGGCACTGACATCATCCCGAAGGCTCGGATGAAGACACTGAAGATGTCTGTGGTCATCGTCCTGTCCTTTGTGGTGTGCTGGACGCCATACTACCTGCTTGGGATCTGGTACTGGTTCCAGCCTGACATGCTCCGCGTCACACCCGAGTACATCCACCACGTCCTGTTTGTGTTTGGGAACCTGAACACGTGCTGCGACCCCATCATTTATGGATTTTACACGCCCTCCTTCCGGGCTGACCTGGCAGCTTGTTGCCGCTGGTCGAAGGATAGCTCCTCCCCCCTGTCTCTGAACAGACTGTCCACCAGACAAGGTCCTCACAGTGGGGAGCATGAGCTGCAGTCCCACTACAACCAGGCCAGTAAAGACTGA
- the LOC112139361 gene encoding gonadotropin-releasing hormone II receptor isoform X3 gives MTGNRSSLAPPLSSIPPAHLNSFLYPSTPDWEPPSFSQAAQFRVGAIFILFLFAACSNTALLTSVWCGRGRRLASHLRPLMLSLASADLMMTFVVMPLDAVWNVTVQWYGGDALCRLLCFLKLFAMHASAFILVVISLDRQHAILHPLDALSAHRRNRCMLLLAWTLSLLLATPQLFIFRTIRVDQANFTQCVSHGSFSHRWQETVYNMFHFVTLYVVPLLVMSCCYSRILLHIHQQHLRDKAGESQLRRSGTDIIPKARMKTLKMSVVIVLSFVVCWTPYYLLGIWYWFQPDMLRVTPEYIHHVLFVFGNLNTCCDPIIYGFYTPSFRADLAACCRWSKDSSSPLSLNRLSTRQGPHSGEHELQSHYNQASKD, from the exons ATGACAGGTAACAGGTCATCACTGGCTCCGCCCCTCAGCTCCATACCTCCAGCTCACCTCAACAGCTTCCTGTACCCGTCCACACCAGACTGGGAGCCCCCCAGTTTCTCCCAAGCCGCTCAGTTCCGGGTCGGCGccatcttcatcctcttcctgtttgctgCCTGCAGTAATACTGCTTTACTGACCAGTGTGTGGTGTGGTCGTGGCCGACGGTTGGCGTCGCACCTGCGGCCTCTGATGCTGAGCCTGGCGTCGGCTGACCTGATGATGACGTTTGTGGTGATGCCTCTGGACGCCGTGTGGAATGTGACGGTGCAGTGGTACGGCGGCGACGCTCTGTGCAGACTGCTCTGCTTCCTGAAGCTGTTTGCCATGCACGCCTCCGCCTTCATCCTGGTGGTCATCAGCCTGGACCGCCAGCACGCCATCCTGCACCCTCTGGACGCTCTGAGCGCTCACCGAAGGAACCGCTGCATGCTGCTACTGGCCTGGACCCTCAGCCTGCTGCTGGCCACCCCTCAG ttATTCATCTTCAGGACCATTAGGGTTGACCAGGCAAACTTCACTCAGTGTGTGTCTCACGGCAGCTTCAGTCACCGCTGGCAGGAAACGGTTTACAACATGTTCCACTTCGTCACTCTGTACGTTGTCCCCCTGCTGGTGATGAGCTGCTGCTACAGTCGCATCCTGCTGCACATCCACCAGCAGCACCTGAGGGACAAAG CAGGTGAATCCCAGCTTCGCCGCAGCGGCACTGACATCATCCCGAAGGCTCGGATGAAGACACTGAAGATGTCTGTGGTCATCGTCCTGTCCTTTGTGGTGTGCTGGACGCCATACTACCTGCTTGGGATCTGGTACTGGTTCCAGCCTGACATGCTCCGCGTCACACCCGAGTACATCCACCACGTCCTGTTTGTGTTTGGGAACCTGAACACGTGCTGCGACCCCATCATTTATGGATTTTACACGCCCTCCTTCCGGGCTGACCTGGCAGCTTGTTGCCGCTGGTCGAAGGATAGCTCCTCCCCCCTGTCTCTGAACAGACTGTCCACCAGACAAGGTCCTCACAGTGGGGAGCATGAGCTGCAGTCCCACTACAACCAGGCCAGTAAAGACTGA